A stretch of the Lolium perenne isolate Kyuss_39 chromosome 3, Kyuss_2.0, whole genome shotgun sequence genome encodes the following:
- the LOC139829774 gene encoding rust resistance kinase Lr10-like isoform X1 codes for MCTLLVTAFLLSLINHRTNLAMAWDDKDFFRYCPPSKCSKHGPEIRFPFRLEASNISCGRLCMELACSGEDTILVHPLLGPCKVTHIYYSRLVIELIPPPALSPCPLQKLISQTIPIQYAYAEQSNQVLCGIYDERHVMLVCCLREITPSIGAAGPISCLSNTTHLSYLLPTYLLMTDLPLSCEVVSGDLVRLPYSRQDWSATLNTSVERILESAEMTLGWEDQWQCYDCEHKGGRCAFSSQRNKTFCMPHGSRIKVIAATSSVATLIVLLLIVATAVYLSLKTNYNKEIHLKVEMFLKTYGTSKPMRYTFSEVKKITRRFKVKVGQGGFGSVYKGELPNGVPVAVKVLEYSTGEGEVFINEVATIGLIHHANIVRLVGFCSEGTRRALLYEFMPNESLEKYIFSRDSHVFQDLLVPQKMLDIALGIARGMEYLHQGCNQRILHFDIKPHNILLDYNFTPKISDFGLAKLCARDQSIVTLTAARGTMGYIAPELYSRNFGGVSYKSDVYSFGMLVLEMVSGRRNSDQDIDSQNKVYLPEWIYEKVTAGQDLVFSRELAEEEKVKMRQLATVALWCIQWNPKNRPSMTNVVNMLTGRLQNLQMPPKPFVSSETNHVQ; via the exons ATGTGTACACTGCTTGTCACAGCCTTCCTACTTTCTCTTATCAACCACAGAACCAACTTGGCCATGGCGTGGGACGATAAAGATTTCTTCAGGTACTGTCCACCCTCCAAGTGCAGCAAACATGGCCCAGAGATTAGGTTTCCTTTCCGGCTCGAGGCCAGCAATATATCATGTGGCAGGCTCTGCATGGAGTTAGCATGCTCCGGCGAAGACACCATCCTAGTTCACCCACTTCTTGGCCCATGCAAAGTAACCCACATATATTACAGTCGTCTTGTCATTGAACTCATCCCGCCTCCAGCCTTGTCTCCCTGTCCACTCCAGAAACTCATCTCCCAAACCATTCCAATTCAATACGCCTATGCAGAGCAGTCAAACCAGGTCCTTTGTGGCATATATGACGAGAGGCACGTGATGCTTGTATGCTGCTTGCGAGAGATAACACCAAGCATTGGAGCTGCTGGGCCAATCTCCTGCCTTAGCAACACAACTCACTTATCGTATTTATTGCCGACTTATCTACTTATGACAGATCTTCCATTGAGCTGTGAGGTCGTCTCAGGCGACCTAGTCCGGTTACCCTATTCGAGGCAAGACTGGTCAGCTACGCTCAATACAAGTGTAGAAAGAATCCTCGAATCAGCAGAGATGACACTGGGATGGGAAGATCAATGGCAGTGCTATGACTGTGAACACAAGGGGGGACGGTGTGCATTCAGCTCGCAAAGGAATAAGACATTCTGCATGCCACATG GTTCACGCATCAAAGTCATTGCAG CAACATCATCAGTGGCCACATTAATTGTTCTTCTCTTGATAGTGGCCACTGCAGTGTATCTTTCACTGAAGACAAATTATAACAAAGAGATACATTTGAAGGTTGAAATGTTTCTCAAAACATATGGCACCTCAAAACCCATGAGATACACCTTCTCTGAAGTTAAAAAGATAACCAGACGGTTTAAGGTAAAAGTAGGACAGGGAGGATTTGGAAGCGTATACAAAGGTGAGTTACCAAATGGAGTGCCTGTGGCAGTTAAGGTGCTGGAGTACTCTACAGGAGAGGGAGAAGTATTCATCAATGAAGTTGCAACCATCGGACTAATCCACCACGCCAATATTGTCCGCCTCGTGGGCTTTTGCTCTGAAGGGACGAGACGGGCTCTTCTCTACGAATTCATGCCTAATGAGTCACTGGAGAAATACATATTCTCACGTGATTCTCATGTTTTCCAAGATCTACTAGTACCTCAGAAAATGCTAGACATTGCATTAGGCATCGCCAGAGGAATGGAGTACCTACACCAAGGATGCAACCAGCGCATCCTTCACTTTGACATCAAGCCACACAACATCTTGCTGGACTACAACTTTACTCCGAAAATCTCAGACTTTGGCCTTGCAAAACTGTGCGCCAGGGATCAAAGTATAGTCACCTTAACTGCAGCAAGAGGTACTATGGGATACATTGCACCAGAGCTATATTCTCGTAACTTTGGGGGTGTATCCTACAAGTCAGATGTATATAGCTTTGGTATGCTAGTGTTGGAAATGGTGAGTGGAAGGAGGAACTCAGACCAAGATATTGACAGCCAGAATAAGGTTTACCTCCCGGAGTGGATCTATGAGAAAGTAACCGCTGGGCAGGACTTGGTATTTTCAAGGGAACTGGCAGAGGAAGAGAAAGTAAAGATGAGACAGCTGGCCACTGTGGCACTGTGGTGCATCCAGTGGAACCCAAAGAATCGGCCGTCAATGACAAACGTGGTAAATATGTTAACAGGGAGGTTGCAGAATCTACAGATGCCACCAAAGCCTTTTGTGTCATCTGAAACTAATCATGTGCAGTAA
- the LOC139829774 gene encoding rust resistance kinase Lr10-like isoform X2: protein MTLGWEDQWQCYDCEHKGGRCAFSSQRNKTFCMPHGSRIKVIAATSSVATLIVLLLIVATAVYLSLKTNYNKEIHLKVEMFLKTYGTSKPMRYTFSEVKKITRRFKVKVGQGGFGSVYKGELPNGVPVAVKVLEYSTGEGEVFINEVATIGLIHHANIVRLVGFCSEGTRRALLYEFMPNESLEKYIFSRDSHVFQDLLVPQKMLDIALGIARGMEYLHQGCNQRILHFDIKPHNILLDYNFTPKISDFGLAKLCARDQSIVTLTAARGTMGYIAPELYSRNFGGVSYKSDVYSFGMLVLEMVSGRRNSDQDIDSQNKVYLPEWIYEKVTAGQDLVFSRELAEEEKVKMRQLATVALWCIQWNPKNRPSMTNVVNMLTGRLQNLQMPPKPFVSSETNHVQ, encoded by the exons ATGACACTGGGATGGGAAGATCAATGGCAGTGCTATGACTGTGAACACAAGGGGGGACGGTGTGCATTCAGCTCGCAAAGGAATAAGACATTCTGCATGCCACATG GTTCACGCATCAAAGTCATTGCAG CAACATCATCAGTGGCCACATTAATTGTTCTTCTCTTGATAGTGGCCACTGCAGTGTATCTTTCACTGAAGACAAATTATAACAAAGAGATACATTTGAAGGTTGAAATGTTTCTCAAAACATATGGCACCTCAAAACCCATGAGATACACCTTCTCTGAAGTTAAAAAGATAACCAGACGGTTTAAGGTAAAAGTAGGACAGGGAGGATTTGGAAGCGTATACAAAGGTGAGTTACCAAATGGAGTGCCTGTGGCAGTTAAGGTGCTGGAGTACTCTACAGGAGAGGGAGAAGTATTCATCAATGAAGTTGCAACCATCGGACTAATCCACCACGCCAATATTGTCCGCCTCGTGGGCTTTTGCTCTGAAGGGACGAGACGGGCTCTTCTCTACGAATTCATGCCTAATGAGTCACTGGAGAAATACATATTCTCACGTGATTCTCATGTTTTCCAAGATCTACTAGTACCTCAGAAAATGCTAGACATTGCATTAGGCATCGCCAGAGGAATGGAGTACCTACACCAAGGATGCAACCAGCGCATCCTTCACTTTGACATCAAGCCACACAACATCTTGCTGGACTACAACTTTACTCCGAAAATCTCAGACTTTGGCCTTGCAAAACTGTGCGCCAGGGATCAAAGTATAGTCACCTTAACTGCAGCAAGAGGTACTATGGGATACATTGCACCAGAGCTATATTCTCGTAACTTTGGGGGTGTATCCTACAAGTCAGATGTATATAGCTTTGGTATGCTAGTGTTGGAAATGGTGAGTGGAAGGAGGAACTCAGACCAAGATATTGACAGCCAGAATAAGGTTTACCTCCCGGAGTGGATCTATGAGAAAGTAACCGCTGGGCAGGACTTGGTATTTTCAAGGGAACTGGCAGAGGAAGAGAAAGTAAAGATGAGACAGCTGGCCACTGTGGCACTGTGGTGCATCCAGTGGAACCCAAAGAATCGGCCGTCAATGACAAACGTGGTAAATATGTTAACAGGGAGGTTGCAGAATCTACAGATGCCACCAAAGCCTTTTGTGTCATCTGAAACTAATCATGTGCAGTAA